The Quercus lobata isolate SW786 chromosome 9, ValleyOak3.0 Primary Assembly, whole genome shotgun sequence region ATATAATTCATCGTTACCGAcaattatttcttatttttttttcttcttttgattacTTATGATTCAATCCAACTCTTCTAAGATCTAGCAAATCACACAAGCATTTGGATCCTCCTCTGCGCTTCTAACATAGTGATATGTCATATAAGGACTATAGGGCATAACATAGGCCTTTTGTTCCTCCTTagcatctttctttttatcatcCTTCTTTGGCTCTTCTTTCTTaggctcttctttcttcttctcttcttttgctGGTCCAACAGAGACTATATCTGTGTAGCAAAGCTTCCTCAACTTGTTCACTACATCAACTGGATCTATATCACCGGTCACGGTCAACTTCTTGTCCTTCATGTCCATGGAGATTGAATCAACCCCTATCAAATTACAAGACAAAAAACACTCAAATTTGTCAGCTTTTCATGGTTTAAGATCtgggttttctttcttaaatttaaaaaagaaaaaagaaaaaaaaaaaaaaaaagagtctctTTGAATTGATAGGGTAAAGTAGGaaacaaatgaaatttgaacatctatttttcataaaagataaaaagtctcttttctttttatccaCTTTCTCAACTTGTTTGCCAAACAAGTGGTTACACTTATAGTAGAGTTACAAGAAGGTAAATTTCAGTACCTGAAAGACCAGAGACTGCCTTCATAGCCTTCTGCTTTGATTTGTTAGTGTCATCTAATCCCAATTTCACAATCACTTTCTGTCACAAAAACAGGATAAGAATCTATTAAAATTTATGTCAAAACCTTAATTAAAACGAAAATTAAGACCAGACCCATCAAAAGATTAGACTTCGAATCtctaaaaaaagacaaagaaatcaaaattataGGAAACCCAATAGAGTAATCGAGAGTGGTTTATATGCTTGTgagtgaaaagaaagagaaaagtttgGAGCAAAGTGAGATTCTGAATTTTTCTGACCttcattttggctaaaagtttAGGAGATGCAAAGGTCCGTCAGAAAAGGATTGCAAGACAAAGCTCTAATTGAAAGAAGAATATTACAGAATAAGAAGAGAGAAGTTTTTTGCACTTGAGGTAGGAGCGCTTGCTTGGACCTATTTAtactaaaatttagattaggaGGAAAGACGTAGGCTGCTGACCGTGAGTCAACGAAGTCAAGACATGGTCATGAAATTCATGTGCAAGCTACAGCAGTCtaaaaggaaaacattttttaagctttttttttttttttttttcaagactCTTGTTTAATACTTATATCAGAATTCAGAAgtttaaaaagatttttatttttatatatttttttgtttggatttagATTTGGATAATTAAATGGTTAGGGAATATTTAAACCCTCAtatacataaatttaaaaaaacaagagTAAGTTACtagttaaattataaaaatcttgGCAAAAGTTTAAAGGAAATGAGAAATGTATGTACATTTGGAAACagtttatttaactttttgttgaaatttttttttttttttctgaaaatgtgctaaaatatatttttaccttaaaaaaattggaaaaaagtgaaaaaaatactagaaaaaagtgaaattttaaaaagctgTACATAAAAGCAAAAACTAGAATCTTAAGCTTATAAGCTGATGCCAAACTCACCTTATACAGACTATAaaagtatataataaaatacaGTATACTAATAacttttaattcattttttaagggataaaatcaatattttatatcaatttattagagaaatgaacttttttttttcaatttttgggtAGGAAATaggaatgttttttttttttttttagagagagaatgCATTTAAGGGAATAGAATAGAAAGAAAGATTTTTTGTATTTACTCAATTTCTTCATGCTAAACTACCATGCAATACGCATGATTGGACCCAAAAAAAGCACACACAAGGATATATGAAAGAACAAAGTTTTTCTCCAAATTGGACTGGTGGAATCTCCTCTAATCTATTACAAGTGTGACTCATAAAATcatttatatgtataatttaaacaaGTTACATGACTCATAAATAGGTCATAGGgctaaaaatacatttgaatAGTCTTATTAATCGCCACGTAATGAGTTACAGGAATTTTCATCCTAGCAAATTGTTGGTAAACTTTTTTCCTATATGAATATCCCTTAAAAATGCTTCTCATTGCCTTCATTTCCCTTGAAAAAGTATACATGGTATAATTTTTCATTGCTCCTCTTCAAGCGTGGtattaattacatattttaccTTATTATTACATTCTACACTTTTATTTAGGACATTTGCCCCATTTTTTATGattctataattaaaaaaataggtgGGAGATCTGAATCATAGTTCTCCTAAATAAGCCGTATATGACactaagattaaaaaaaaaaaaaaatcttagcatTTATGACATATACTCTAGTTTATAGTACAATAAATACTTCAATTTTAGATTAGTTTCTACCATTcaaaccaatgtgaaattaccaCCAGCTAGTGTGGCGTAGTGGTTGCCCCCTTCTTGATGGCTATGCTAGGTACGGGTTCGAGTCCTCATACCCCACAGGTGTGGGGTTTGGActttggtttctaaaaaaaaaacaaagcacaaGGGTGGAGTCCAAGTCGCGGACACCATTATGTGCTGGTGGTACCCACAGGCGATGTATCTGTGGGGTGTAGTCGGTTGTGATAACACATGTGAGCCACCCCTTtcgattctaaaaaaaaaaaaaaaccaatgtgaaattttttattataaaaaaatcactttttacTCCAAACTATAAGagtatttgtaatatt contains the following coding sequences:
- the LOC115958857 gene encoding heavy metal-associated isoprenylated plant protein 39-like; the protein is MKKVIVKLGLDDTNKSKQKAMKAVSGLSGVDSISMDMKDKKLTVTGDIDPVDVVNKLRKLCYTDIVSVGPAKEEKKKEEPKKEEPKKDDKKKDAKEEQKAYVMPYSPYMTYHYVRSAEEDPNACVIC